The following are encoded together in the Capsulimonas corticalis genome:
- a CDS encoding glycoside hydrolase family 2 TIM barrel-domain containing protein, with product MMFHRSHLFAAGAAFAALIACAPRAYAQDTQTQYLTGHDKDDAVPWDFFCTAGAKGNRWTTVPVPSQWEFHGFGKLSYGVDMGPGPIVPVEGRYRRRFRTPENWTGQRTFLVFEGSMTDTQVTVNGVSAGPAHQGGYYQFRYEITKLLKPGEENLLEVTVDDESSDASINSAERRGDYWNYGGIYRPVYLESVPTEFIKRVAIDARADGALAVDVFGDAVASADHVQAQVLDLKGRPVGRAFSLPISSAQQTVKLRSQLDAPKLWTAETPNLYQLEVRLMRGQTIVHRVKRRFGFRTIELRAGDGIYVNGKRVLLKGSDRHSFWPESGRCTSDKISRLDIGLMKDMNMNAVRMSHYPPDQHFLDDCDELGLYVLDELGGWQHKYDTGIGKKLVEEMVTRDVNHPSIVFWDNANEGGWNTALDTEFALWDPQGRTVIHPGGTIASINDDHYPNYERIQKVAAGDRVFLPTEFLHGLYDGGAGAGLADYWDVIRQSKVGGGGIIWAFLDETVKRVDLDGRMDTRGNLAPDGILGPYRQKEGSYNTVKEIWSPIVIREKQIPADFDGVLTLENRYDFLDARQCRYAWSLRKFQSPASSQSGDSVVSQGTAHLDRSIAPGTSGTLKLDLPQNWRQAEALSLRVDDPQGRELWTWVWPLPHADDFRAITGAPGAAHVQSSETPDQITVRSGDLTVNISKQNGQLISADRHGKKFSLLNGPRLAVGDAALASIEGHSDGSDFVVTASYTGDMKSVQWRVKPNGWVQMDYDYMASGPHDYFGVSFDYPEANVQSMTWLGNGPYRAWKNRMAGGVLGVWSAQYNDTITGDSGFQYPEFKGYYAGVRWAKLQTTEGPITMELGQDDLFLQMLTPRVPANNKAVHAQAPFPAAGISFLNAIPAMGNKFSRAEDTGPMGQKAIGDGERHGSVNFYFGDPPR from the coding sequence ATGATGTTTCATCGTTCCCATCTCTTCGCCGCCGGCGCCGCGTTCGCCGCGCTTATTGCCTGCGCGCCCCGCGCGTACGCGCAAGATACGCAAACTCAATATCTCACGGGGCATGACAAAGACGACGCCGTCCCGTGGGACTTTTTTTGTACGGCGGGCGCGAAAGGGAATCGGTGGACGACGGTCCCCGTGCCGTCGCAATGGGAGTTTCACGGCTTTGGGAAACTGAGCTATGGGGTGGACATGGGACCCGGTCCGATCGTCCCCGTGGAAGGGCGTTATCGGCGGCGTTTTCGCACGCCTGAAAATTGGACCGGTCAGCGGACCTTTCTGGTATTCGAAGGATCCATGACGGACACCCAGGTGACGGTCAATGGCGTTTCGGCCGGCCCGGCGCACCAGGGCGGCTACTATCAGTTTCGCTATGAGATCACAAAGCTGCTCAAGCCCGGCGAAGAGAACCTTCTGGAAGTGACGGTGGACGATGAGTCGAGCGATGCGTCGATCAATAGCGCAGAGCGGCGGGGCGATTACTGGAACTACGGGGGAATCTATCGGCCGGTCTATTTAGAATCGGTCCCCACGGAGTTTATCAAACGAGTCGCGATCGATGCGCGCGCCGACGGGGCGCTGGCGGTCGATGTGTTCGGCGACGCCGTCGCCTCCGCGGACCATGTGCAAGCCCAGGTCCTTGACTTGAAAGGTCGTCCCGTCGGCCGCGCCTTTTCTCTTCCCATTTCAAGCGCGCAGCAGACGGTCAAGCTGCGGTCGCAGTTGGATGCGCCTAAGCTTTGGACGGCGGAGACTCCCAATCTCTACCAGCTTGAAGTCCGTTTGATGCGTGGACAAACGATTGTCCATCGCGTCAAGCGCCGCTTCGGATTCCGAACCATCGAACTGCGCGCGGGCGACGGAATTTACGTCAACGGCAAGCGCGTGCTGCTGAAAGGATCGGACCGGCACAGCTTTTGGCCGGAATCGGGACGATGCACCAGCGACAAAATCAGCCGCCTGGATATCGGTCTGATGAAGGACATGAACATGAACGCCGTGCGGATGTCCCACTATCCGCCCGATCAGCACTTTCTGGACGACTGCGACGAATTGGGACTCTACGTGCTGGACGAGCTTGGCGGCTGGCAGCATAAGTACGACACCGGTATCGGCAAGAAGCTGGTGGAGGAGATGGTGACGCGCGATGTCAATCACCCCAGCATCGTCTTCTGGGACAACGCCAACGAGGGCGGCTGGAACACGGCGCTGGACACGGAGTTCGCTCTCTGGGACCCACAGGGGCGTACAGTGATCCATCCCGGCGGGACGATCGCCTCGATCAACGACGACCACTATCCCAATTACGAGCGTATCCAAAAGGTCGCCGCCGGCGACCGGGTCTTCCTGCCCACGGAGTTCCTCCACGGCCTCTACGACGGCGGCGCGGGCGCGGGGCTGGCCGACTACTGGGACGTGATCCGCCAGAGCAAGGTGGGCGGCGGCGGCATTATCTGGGCGTTCCTGGACGAAACGGTGAAGCGCGTGGATCTGGACGGCCGGATGGACACGCGCGGCAACCTCGCGCCCGACGGCATACTCGGACCGTACCGGCAAAAAGAAGGCAGCTACAATACCGTCAAGGAGATCTGGTCGCCGATTGTCATCCGAGAAAAGCAGATTCCCGCCGATTTCGACGGCGTTCTCACCCTCGAAAACCGCTATGACTTTCTCGACGCCCGCCAGTGCCGCTACGCCTGGAGCCTGCGCAAGTTCCAGAGCCCAGCGAGTTCACAAAGCGGAGATTCGGTGGTGTCTCAAGGGACGGCCCATCTCGATCGATCCATTGCGCCGGGGACGTCCGGAACGCTGAAGCTCGACTTGCCGCAAAATTGGCGTCAGGCCGAGGCGCTTTCCCTGCGCGTCGATGACCCGCAGGGGCGCGAACTCTGGACCTGGGTCTGGCCGCTGCCGCACGCCGACGATTTCCGCGCAATAACCGGAGCGCCGGGCGCGGCGCATGTCCAGTCGTCGGAAACGCCGGACCAGATCACCGTCCGCAGCGGCGATCTGACCGTGAATATCAGCAAGCAAAACGGGCAGCTGATCTCGGCGGATCGTCACGGGAAGAAGTTCTCGCTGCTCAACGGCCCGCGCCTCGCCGTAGGCGATGCGGCTCTGGCGAGCATCGAAGGGCATTCCGACGGAAGCGACTTTGTCGTCACCGCAAGCTATACCGGCGATATGAAGTCCGTGCAGTGGCGCGTGAAACCCAATGGCTGGGTACAGATGGATTACGATTATATGGCGTCCGGCCCGCACGACTACTTCGGCGTCAGTTTCGATTATCCCGAGGCGAACGTTCAGAGTATGACCTGGCTGGGGAACGGTCCGTATCGCGCCTGGAAGAACCGAATGGCGGGCGGCGTTCTGGGCGTTTGGAGCGCCCAGTATAACGACACGATCACCGGCGATTCCGGGTTCCAATATCCCGAGTTCAAAGGCTACTACGCCGGCGTGCGCTGGGCGAAGCTGCAAACGACCGAGGGGCCGATCACCATGGAGCTAGGCCAGGACGACCTCTTCTTGCAGATGCTGACGCCCAGAGTCCCCGCGAACAACAAAGCGGTCCATGCCCAGGCGCCGTTTCCCGCCGCCGGAATTTCCTTCCTGAACGCGATCCCGGCGATGGGCAACAAGTTCAGCCGCGCCGAGGACACCGGTCCCATGGGCCAAAAGGCGATTGGCGACGGCGAGCGCCACGGATCGGTAAATTTCTACTTCGGCGATCCGCCGCGCTGA
- a CDS encoding N-acetylmuramoyl-L-alanine amidase, which produces MRKRVFLLMAAVAALLLTVAVARQTLRRERLRTLDRVDAFVPSPNVSPRPFWANVDCVVVHSTAGSTRESAVAIFRSPKSGVSAHFVVGKNGSVVQMVPIEMQAWHAGASSLDGAPGVNAYSVGIEMVNLNDGEDPYPDAQYKAVARIIRRLRTVCDIPDSRIVSHAQIALPQGRKSDPLGFDFARLKRLARENTSQRRSHP; this is translated from the coding sequence ATGCGCAAACGCGTTTTCCTGTTGATGGCTGCTGTCGCGGCGCTGTTACTGACGGTTGCTGTCGCGCGCCAGACGCTTCGGCGCGAACGGCTGCGCACGCTCGATCGTGTTGACGCGTTCGTACCCTCGCCGAATGTCAGCCCGCGCCCGTTCTGGGCGAATGTCGATTGCGTGGTCGTTCACTCCACCGCCGGATCGACTCGGGAATCGGCGGTCGCGATCTTCCGCAGTCCGAAGTCGGGCGTGTCCGCGCACTTCGTCGTCGGGAAAAACGGAAGCGTCGTGCAGATGGTCCCGATCGAGATGCAGGCGTGGCACGCGGGCGCGTCTTCGCTGGACGGCGCCCCAGGAGTGAACGCATACAGCGTCGGGATCGAGATGGTCAATTTGAATGACGGAGAAGATCCCTACCCAGACGCGCAGTACAAAGCCGTCGCCCGTATTATTCGCCGTCTGCGCACGGTTTGCGACATTCCCGACAGCCGCATCGTCTCGCACGCCCAGATCGCGCTGCCTCAGGGCCGTAAGTCCGACCCATTGGGGTTTGACTTCGCGCGTCTGAAGCGCCTGGCGCGAGAAAATACTTCACAAAGGCGCTCCCATCCATGA
- a CDS encoding alpha-amylase family glycosyl hydrolase: MDLEGYAMYEQFGAIVDHKKKNVTFKLFLPDASKDPRQYEGGGLPNITRISVLGDFQTPKSKRWDENNAIELTPTDYTDPRDNVVKGVVYTAQVEDLPEGFYEYKYRVEFKNAEPRMVSDPCGRWDGASNQNSGFVIGGESAEVLPISSRSPYKDWRVYELMIDDFTAGYRDKNEAPIQAIVRKLDYLQDLGINAIEFMPWTPWSYSGEAADTFSWGYNPVQHFGVAHRYVNNPKEETSKLVYLKQLINECHARGIHVIMDAVFNHADAAPPNLGFPYYWLYEEPADSPYVGQFAQHDYFRDLDYGNRCTLDYVRDACLYWIDNFQIDGIRFDNTLGFYQADNRGHGLPKLLTELRAGLSERDQKNFALILEHSWDYDAIDVTNKVGATSCWYDPFRARSHEFLGCQSVDTPVIAASIMRMLDTSLGFDLGRTPTPYLENHDHGRIICAGGGRDNWRRTQPYMIALFTCAGAPMIYNGQEFGSDHDVPDEGADRIIPRPLDWSFVEHDTGASLHKIYRTLMRIREEHPALRSPNFAPSIWDEGQTQFNRQGLGFDQERALVVYRRWNDDDDVSEQFFVALNFSDAAQEVDFEVPHSGPWRDLLSDKTVTPVEGRIKTEIGASWGAIFYRKK, encoded by the coding sequence ATGGATTTAGAAGGGTACGCCATGTACGAGCAGTTTGGAGCTATTGTCGATCACAAAAAAAAGAATGTCACGTTCAAGCTGTTTCTTCCCGACGCCTCAAAGGACCCCAGACAGTACGAGGGAGGCGGTCTTCCCAATATTACCCGAATCTCCGTTCTTGGCGATTTTCAGACTCCAAAGTCAAAACGATGGGATGAGAACAACGCCATTGAACTCACACCCACAGACTATACCGATCCGCGCGACAACGTCGTCAAAGGCGTCGTGTACACTGCCCAGGTCGAGGATCTTCCCGAAGGCTTTTACGAATATAAGTATCGCGTCGAGTTCAAAAACGCCGAGCCGCGCATGGTCTCCGATCCCTGTGGACGCTGGGACGGCGCGTCCAACCAGAACTCCGGCTTTGTCATCGGCGGCGAGAGCGCGGAAGTTCTGCCGATCTCCAGCCGATCGCCTTACAAGGATTGGCGCGTTTATGAGCTGATGATCGATGACTTTACGGCGGGCTATCGCGACAAAAACGAGGCGCCGATACAGGCGATCGTCCGCAAGCTCGATTACCTCCAGGACCTGGGTATCAACGCGATCGAATTTATGCCCTGGACACCCTGGTCCTACTCCGGCGAGGCTGCGGACACGTTCAGCTGGGGCTACAACCCCGTGCAGCACTTTGGCGTCGCCCACCGCTATGTCAACAACCCGAAAGAAGAAACCAGCAAGCTGGTCTACTTGAAGCAGCTGATCAACGAATGCCACGCGCGCGGCATCCATGTGATCATGGACGCGGTGTTCAATCACGCCGACGCCGCGCCGCCGAACCTTGGCTTCCCCTATTACTGGCTTTATGAAGAACCCGCCGACTCACCGTATGTCGGCCAGTTTGCCCAGCACGACTATTTCCGGGATCTGGATTATGGAAATCGCTGCACGCTGGATTATGTCCGCGACGCATGCCTTTACTGGATCGACAACTTCCAGATCGACGGTATCCGCTTCGATAATACGCTGGGCTTCTATCAGGCGGACAACCGGGGCCACGGCCTGCCCAAGCTGCTCACGGAACTACGCGCCGGATTGTCCGAACGCGATCAAAAGAACTTCGCGTTGATTCTGGAGCATAGCTGGGATTACGATGCGATCGATGTGACGAACAAAGTCGGCGCGACGAGCTGCTGGTACGATCCGTTCCGCGCCCGCAGCCATGAATTCCTCGGCTGCCAATCCGTGGACACCCCCGTAATCGCCGCATCCATCATGCGTATGCTCGACACCTCGCTGGGTTTCGATCTGGGACGCACGCCGACGCCCTATCTGGAGAACCACGACCACGGCCGCATCATCTGCGCGGGGGGCGGGCGCGACAATTGGCGTCGAACACAGCCCTATATGATCGCCCTGTTCACCTGCGCGGGCGCGCCGATGATTTATAACGGGCAGGAATTTGGATCGGACCACGACGTGCCGGATGAGGGCGCGGACCGCATTATCCCGCGTCCGCTGGACTGGAGCTTCGTCGAACACGATACGGGAGCTTCCCTGCACAAGATCTATCGCACGCTGATGCGGATTCGCGAGGAGCATCCCGCCCTGCGTTCGCCCAACTTCGCGCCGTCCATCTGGGATGAGGGGCAAACCCAGTTCAACCGGCAGGGATTAGGCTTCGACCAGGAGCGGGCTCTCGTGGTGTATCGCCGCTGGAACGATGACGACGACGTTTCGGAGCAGTTCTTCGTCGCGCTGAACTTTTCCGACGCCGCGCAGGAAGTCGATTTCGAAGTTCCCCACTCCGGACCATGGCGTGATCTGCTCAGCGACAAGACCGTCACTCCGGTAGAGGGCCGTATCAAGACGGAGATCGGCGCAAGCTGGGGCGCGATCTTTTACCGTAAGAAGTAA
- a CDS encoding alpha-L-fucosidase — MSTDLQDLPDWRALSENYECPEWFRNAKFGIWAHWGPQCVGAMGDHYAPSIYGAYPGDKTYVKDDTIYYEHIQRYGHPSEHGFKDICHSWKAEKWDPEHLIALYKQAGAKYFVCLANHHDNFDNWNSKHQPWNSVNVGPKRDLVGGWAAAARAAGLRFGATLHGWQAWKYYGNAAAHDKTGPWAGVPYDGALTKADGAGQWWDGLDPKDLYATDQDPISEPDAAYTDKWNRRMLDVIDQYQPDLLYIDNWDRSVYGGAQGDDVIAHFYEQGTKDGKIDVVFTRKHMPESERHRALWNVERGLLDAVQPLPFQTETCIGNWHYQYGVRYKSSTDAIRMMIDVVSKNGNFLLNIPLKGDGSPDIIEIELLKDIAEWMATNSEAIYDTRPWRVFGETEAGAAATEAPSWNENEKLTGLQNQIRYTSKGDALYAFVLAAASGEITLPSVQPASLEGASVQQLGHGPIPFHMDAEGRLVLEPATMGAARGTHAAAVVFELKGFGV; from the coding sequence ATGTCCACCGATCTTCAAGACCTGCCGGATTGGCGGGCGTTGTCCGAAAATTACGAGTGTCCGGAGTGGTTCCGAAACGCGAAGTTCGGGATCTGGGCGCACTGGGGTCCGCAGTGCGTGGGGGCGATGGGCGACCATTACGCTCCCAGCATCTACGGGGCGTATCCCGGCGACAAAACTTACGTCAAGGACGATACGATCTACTACGAACATATTCAGCGCTACGGGCACCCGTCGGAGCACGGCTTCAAGGATATCTGCCACAGCTGGAAGGCCGAAAAGTGGGATCCGGAGCATCTGATCGCTCTCTACAAACAGGCCGGCGCCAAATACTTCGTCTGCCTCGCCAATCACCACGACAACTTCGATAACTGGAACTCAAAGCACCAGCCCTGGAACTCGGTCAACGTCGGCCCCAAGCGCGACCTTGTCGGCGGCTGGGCCGCCGCCGCGCGCGCCGCGGGACTGCGCTTCGGCGCGACGCTCCACGGATGGCAGGCATGGAAGTATTACGGCAACGCCGCCGCCCATGACAAGACCGGCCCCTGGGCCGGCGTTCCCTACGACGGCGCGCTGACCAAAGCCGACGGCGCCGGGCAATGGTGGGACGGCCTCGATCCCAAAGACCTGTACGCCACGGACCAGGACCCTATAAGCGAGCCAGACGCCGCCTACACGGACAAGTGGAATCGGCGCATGCTCGATGTCATCGACCAATATCAGCCCGACTTGCTTTATATCGACAACTGGGACCGCTCGGTCTACGGCGGCGCGCAGGGCGACGACGTGATCGCCCATTTCTACGAGCAGGGGACAAAGGACGGCAAGATCGATGTCGTCTTCACGCGAAAGCATATGCCGGAATCGGAACGCCACCGGGCGCTCTGGAACGTCGAGCGTGGCCTGCTGGACGCCGTGCAGCCGCTGCCGTTCCAGACCGAGACCTGCATCGGCAACTGGCACTACCAGTACGGCGTCCGCTATAAGTCGAGCACGGACGCGATTCGCATGATGATCGATGTCGTGAGCAAGAACGGCAACTTCCTGCTCAATATCCCACTCAAAGGCGACGGCAGCCCGGACATCATCGAAATCGAGCTCCTGAAAGACATCGCCGAATGGATGGCGACCAATTCCGAAGCCATCTACGACACGCGCCCCTGGCGCGTCTTCGGCGAAACCGAAGCCGGCGCCGCCGCGACGGAAGCGCCCAGCTGGAACGAAAACGAAAAGCTCACCGGTCTTCAGAACCAGATCCGCTACACATCCAAAGGCGACGCCCTCTACGCCTTCGTCCTGGCGGCGGCGTCCGGCGAGATCACCCTGCCCAGCGTCCAGCCAGCCTCCCTCGAAGGCGCCT